In Aedes albopictus strain Foshan chromosome 3, AalbF5, whole genome shotgun sequence, the following are encoded in one genomic region:
- the LOC109413055 gene encoding ecdysone 20-monooxygenase isoform X2 codes for MDIFKPPDQTMSVTIILFYVFITAFMLLSYNPKPRKILESIKSFLLHLVHLSKHVVSTTIHVPPDAVQINQTEPVYTVWDIPGPKRWPLVGTKWMYFTGRYKLNKMHDAFVDLHKRYGNIVLEYDHVPIVNLFDRADMEKVLKYPSKYPYRPPTEIVEYYRRSRPDRFASTGIVNTQGEQWHELRVKLTSGIMSRKLLQAFIPTLNEIADEFVNLIRQKRDSNCCVKDFQDIANTVGLEIICCFVLGRRMGYMSGDKQKNEKFVKLAEAVKSTFMYISQSYYGVKLWKYFPTKLYRDYVRCEEIIYDTIAEIVNEALAEEQGKCADDDMRGIFMNILQSEGLDKKDKIAGIIDLIHAAIETFSNTFSFLLNNMTHHPERQARIVSEFTSDTITNNDLVNAAFTRACIKESYRISPTTPCLARILEEDFVLSGYHLKAGTVVLCHTRVSCQNEQNFQQANTFLPERWLEQMDENQNVYKLDEPGSSLVLPFGTGRRMCPGNKIIEIELTLIMAKIFQQFEVEYQSPLDTQFQFLLAPATPIEIIFRDRD; via the exons ATGG ATATTTTCAAACCACCGGACCAAACCATGTCAGTGACTATCATACTGTTCTACGTGTTCATCACAGCTTTCATGCTGCTGTCGTACAACCCAAAGCCCCGCAAAATACTGGAGTCGATCAAAAGCTTTCTACTGCATCTGGTGCATCTGAGCAAACATGTCGTTTCGACGACGATACACGTTCCTCCGGATGCGGTGCAGATAAATCAAACCGAACCGGTGTACACGGTATGGGACATCCCGGGACCGAAGCGATGGCCTCTGGTGGGCACGAAGTGGATGTACTTCACCGGTCGCTATAAGCTCAACAAAATGCACGATGCTTTCGTGGATTTGCACAAACGTTATGGCAACATCGTGCTGGAATACGATCACGTGCCGATAGTTAATTTGTTCGATCGAGCCGACATGGAGAAGGTGCTGAAATATCCCAGCAAGTATCCGTATCGTCCTCCGACAGAAATCGTAGAGTATTATAGAAGGAGTCGGCCGGACCGGTTCGCCAGCACCGGGATTGTGAACAC ACAAGGCGAACAGTGGCACGAGCTGCGTGTCAAGCTTACCTCAGGAATCATGTCCCGGAAGTTGCTGCAGGCGTTTATTCCAACGCTCAATGAAATTGCGGACGAATTTGTCAACTTGATTCGGCAGAAACGCGACAGTAACTGCTGCGTGAAGGACTTCCAGGATATCGCGAACACCGTTGGACTTGAAA ttATTTGTTGTTTTGTGCTGGGACGTCGGATGGGCTACATGAGTGGAGACAAGCAGAAGAACGAAAAGTTCGTGAAGTTGGCCGAAGCTGTGAAATCGACCTTCATGTACATCAGTCAAAGCTACTACGGAGTGAAGCTGTGGAAGTACTTCCCCACCAAACTGTACCGTGACTATGTGCGTTGCGAGGAAATCATCTATGA CACAATCGCGGAAATCGTGAATGAAGCACTCGCCGAAGAGCAGGGCAAATGCGCAGATGATGATATGCGAGGTATTTTCATGAACATTCTTCAATCCGAGGGGCTGGATAAGAAGGATAAGATTGCCGGGATTATTGATTTGATTCATGCTGCCATTGAAACG ttCTCCAACACCTTTTCGTTCCTGTTGAACAATATGACTCACCATCCGGAACGCCAGGCTCGAATTGTTTCCGAGTTCACCTCAGACACAATCACCAATAATGACCTGGTGAATGCGGCCTTTACCAGAGCTTGCATCAAGGAATCCTACAGGATTTCACCCACAACTCCCTGCTTGGCACGAATCCTCGAGGAAGATTTCGTCCTCTCGGGTTATCATCTGAAAGCTGGG ACGGTAGTATTGTGCCATACACGAGTATCCTGCCAAAACGAACAGAACTTCCAACAAGCAAACACTTTTCTACCGGAGCGTTGGCTGGAACAGATGGACGAAAACCAAAACGTCTACAAACTGGACGAACCGGGTTCGTCGTTGGTGCTCCCATTCGGAACCGGTCGGCGAATGTGCCCCGGGAATAAAATCATCGAGATCGAACTAACGCTCATAATGGCAAAG atattccaacAATTCGAAGTGGAGTACCAGAGTCCACTGGACACGCAGTTCCAGTTTTTGCTAGCGCCGGCAACGCCCATTGAGATTATTTTTAGAGATCGCGACTGA
- the LOC109413055 gene encoding ecdysone 20-monooxygenase isoform X1, which produces MIGKANFTLNSYGYIFKPPDQTMSVTIILFYVFITAFMLLSYNPKPRKILESIKSFLLHLVHLSKHVVSTTIHVPPDAVQINQTEPVYTVWDIPGPKRWPLVGTKWMYFTGRYKLNKMHDAFVDLHKRYGNIVLEYDHVPIVNLFDRADMEKVLKYPSKYPYRPPTEIVEYYRRSRPDRFASTGIVNTQGEQWHELRVKLTSGIMSRKLLQAFIPTLNEIADEFVNLIRQKRDSNCCVKDFQDIANTVGLEIICCFVLGRRMGYMSGDKQKNEKFVKLAEAVKSTFMYISQSYYGVKLWKYFPTKLYRDYVRCEEIIYDTIAEIVNEALAEEQGKCADDDMRGIFMNILQSEGLDKKDKIAGIIDLIHAAIETFSNTFSFLLNNMTHHPERQARIVSEFTSDTITNNDLVNAAFTRACIKESYRISPTTPCLARILEEDFVLSGYHLKAGTVVLCHTRVSCQNEQNFQQANTFLPERWLEQMDENQNVYKLDEPGSSLVLPFGTGRRMCPGNKIIEIELTLIMAKIFQQFEVEYQSPLDTQFQFLLAPATPIEIIFRDRD; this is translated from the exons ATGATCGGAAAAGCCAATTTCACATTGAATTCGTATGGTT ATATTTTCAAACCACCGGACCAAACCATGTCAGTGACTATCATACTGTTCTACGTGTTCATCACAGCTTTCATGCTGCTGTCGTACAACCCAAAGCCCCGCAAAATACTGGAGTCGATCAAAAGCTTTCTACTGCATCTGGTGCATCTGAGCAAACATGTCGTTTCGACGACGATACACGTTCCTCCGGATGCGGTGCAGATAAATCAAACCGAACCGGTGTACACGGTATGGGACATCCCGGGACCGAAGCGATGGCCTCTGGTGGGCACGAAGTGGATGTACTTCACCGGTCGCTATAAGCTCAACAAAATGCACGATGCTTTCGTGGATTTGCACAAACGTTATGGCAACATCGTGCTGGAATACGATCACGTGCCGATAGTTAATTTGTTCGATCGAGCCGACATGGAGAAGGTGCTGAAATATCCCAGCAAGTATCCGTATCGTCCTCCGACAGAAATCGTAGAGTATTATAGAAGGAGTCGGCCGGACCGGTTCGCCAGCACCGGGATTGTGAACAC ACAAGGCGAACAGTGGCACGAGCTGCGTGTCAAGCTTACCTCAGGAATCATGTCCCGGAAGTTGCTGCAGGCGTTTATTCCAACGCTCAATGAAATTGCGGACGAATTTGTCAACTTGATTCGGCAGAAACGCGACAGTAACTGCTGCGTGAAGGACTTCCAGGATATCGCGAACACCGTTGGACTTGAAA ttATTTGTTGTTTTGTGCTGGGACGTCGGATGGGCTACATGAGTGGAGACAAGCAGAAGAACGAAAAGTTCGTGAAGTTGGCCGAAGCTGTGAAATCGACCTTCATGTACATCAGTCAAAGCTACTACGGAGTGAAGCTGTGGAAGTACTTCCCCACCAAACTGTACCGTGACTATGTGCGTTGCGAGGAAATCATCTATGA CACAATCGCGGAAATCGTGAATGAAGCACTCGCCGAAGAGCAGGGCAAATGCGCAGATGATGATATGCGAGGTATTTTCATGAACATTCTTCAATCCGAGGGGCTGGATAAGAAGGATAAGATTGCCGGGATTATTGATTTGATTCATGCTGCCATTGAAACG ttCTCCAACACCTTTTCGTTCCTGTTGAACAATATGACTCACCATCCGGAACGCCAGGCTCGAATTGTTTCCGAGTTCACCTCAGACACAATCACCAATAATGACCTGGTGAATGCGGCCTTTACCAGAGCTTGCATCAAGGAATCCTACAGGATTTCACCCACAACTCCCTGCTTGGCACGAATCCTCGAGGAAGATTTCGTCCTCTCGGGTTATCATCTGAAAGCTGGG ACGGTAGTATTGTGCCATACACGAGTATCCTGCCAAAACGAACAGAACTTCCAACAAGCAAACACTTTTCTACCGGAGCGTTGGCTGGAACAGATGGACGAAAACCAAAACGTCTACAAACTGGACGAACCGGGTTCGTCGTTGGTGCTCCCATTCGGAACCGGTCGGCGAATGTGCCCCGGGAATAAAATCATCGAGATCGAACTAACGCTCATAATGGCAAAG atattccaacAATTCGAAGTGGAGTACCAGAGTCCACTGGACACGCAGTTCCAGTTTTTGCTAGCGCCGGCAACGCCCATTGAGATTATTTTTAGAGATCGCGACTGA
- the LOC109413055 gene encoding ecdysone 20-monooxygenase isoform X3 produces the protein MSVTIILFYVFITAFMLLSYNPKPRKILESIKSFLLHLVHLSKHVVSTTIHVPPDAVQINQTEPVYTVWDIPGPKRWPLVGTKWMYFTGRYKLNKMHDAFVDLHKRYGNIVLEYDHVPIVNLFDRADMEKVLKYPSKYPYRPPTEIVEYYRRSRPDRFASTGIVNTQGEQWHELRVKLTSGIMSRKLLQAFIPTLNEIADEFVNLIRQKRDSNCCVKDFQDIANTVGLEIICCFVLGRRMGYMSGDKQKNEKFVKLAEAVKSTFMYISQSYYGVKLWKYFPTKLYRDYVRCEEIIYDTIAEIVNEALAEEQGKCADDDMRGIFMNILQSEGLDKKDKIAGIIDLIHAAIETFSNTFSFLLNNMTHHPERQARIVSEFTSDTITNNDLVNAAFTRACIKESYRISPTTPCLARILEEDFVLSGYHLKAGTVVLCHTRVSCQNEQNFQQANTFLPERWLEQMDENQNVYKLDEPGSSLVLPFGTGRRMCPGNKIIEIELTLIMAKIFQQFEVEYQSPLDTQFQFLLAPATPIEIIFRDRD, from the exons ATGTCAGTGACTATCATACTGTTCTACGTGTTCATCACAGCTTTCATGCTGCTGTCGTACAACCCAAAGCCCCGCAAAATACTGGAGTCGATCAAAAGCTTTCTACTGCATCTGGTGCATCTGAGCAAACATGTCGTTTCGACGACGATACACGTTCCTCCGGATGCGGTGCAGATAAATCAAACCGAACCGGTGTACACGGTATGGGACATCCCGGGACCGAAGCGATGGCCTCTGGTGGGCACGAAGTGGATGTACTTCACCGGTCGCTATAAGCTCAACAAAATGCACGATGCTTTCGTGGATTTGCACAAACGTTATGGCAACATCGTGCTGGAATACGATCACGTGCCGATAGTTAATTTGTTCGATCGAGCCGACATGGAGAAGGTGCTGAAATATCCCAGCAAGTATCCGTATCGTCCTCCGACAGAAATCGTAGAGTATTATAGAAGGAGTCGGCCGGACCGGTTCGCCAGCACCGGGATTGTGAACAC ACAAGGCGAACAGTGGCACGAGCTGCGTGTCAAGCTTACCTCAGGAATCATGTCCCGGAAGTTGCTGCAGGCGTTTATTCCAACGCTCAATGAAATTGCGGACGAATTTGTCAACTTGATTCGGCAGAAACGCGACAGTAACTGCTGCGTGAAGGACTTCCAGGATATCGCGAACACCGTTGGACTTGAAA ttATTTGTTGTTTTGTGCTGGGACGTCGGATGGGCTACATGAGTGGAGACAAGCAGAAGAACGAAAAGTTCGTGAAGTTGGCCGAAGCTGTGAAATCGACCTTCATGTACATCAGTCAAAGCTACTACGGAGTGAAGCTGTGGAAGTACTTCCCCACCAAACTGTACCGTGACTATGTGCGTTGCGAGGAAATCATCTATGA CACAATCGCGGAAATCGTGAATGAAGCACTCGCCGAAGAGCAGGGCAAATGCGCAGATGATGATATGCGAGGTATTTTCATGAACATTCTTCAATCCGAGGGGCTGGATAAGAAGGATAAGATTGCCGGGATTATTGATTTGATTCATGCTGCCATTGAAACG ttCTCCAACACCTTTTCGTTCCTGTTGAACAATATGACTCACCATCCGGAACGCCAGGCTCGAATTGTTTCCGAGTTCACCTCAGACACAATCACCAATAATGACCTGGTGAATGCGGCCTTTACCAGAGCTTGCATCAAGGAATCCTACAGGATTTCACCCACAACTCCCTGCTTGGCACGAATCCTCGAGGAAGATTTCGTCCTCTCGGGTTATCATCTGAAAGCTGGG ACGGTAGTATTGTGCCATACACGAGTATCCTGCCAAAACGAACAGAACTTCCAACAAGCAAACACTTTTCTACCGGAGCGTTGGCTGGAACAGATGGACGAAAACCAAAACGTCTACAAACTGGACGAACCGGGTTCGTCGTTGGTGCTCCCATTCGGAACCGGTCGGCGAATGTGCCCCGGGAATAAAATCATCGAGATCGAACTAACGCTCATAATGGCAAAG atattccaacAATTCGAAGTGGAGTACCAGAGTCCACTGGACACGCAGTTCCAGTTTTTGCTAGCGCCGGCAACGCCCATTGAGATTATTTTTAGAGATCGCGACTGA